The Thermomicrobiales bacterium region TCGACATGGCAACATGATACCCTACTGGGGTACCCTAGTCAATCAAGGGCACGCTCGTCCAACGTTGAGAATGCCACTCGATTCGCAACGGGACTCTGGCTATGGTTCTGTTTCGGTGGAATCGTCGCGTCGGTGGATGAGGCCCATGATGCGCTGACTCATCTCGTCGTAGTCGCGGGTGTTCGACAGGGTGCCGGCTACACGCCGCTCGTCCATGACGACGATCCGGTCAGCGAGTTGCACCATCTCCGGCATGTCGCTCGAGATGAGCAGGATCGAGAGTCCCTGATTCGAGAGCTCCCAGATCAGGTCATGCAATTCGTGTTTGGTCTTGACATCGATGCCGACCGTCGGCTCGTCGATGATGAGAATCGAAGTCTCGGCTGCCAGCCACTTGGCAAGACTGACCTTCTGTTGATTCCCGCCGGACAGATTCCCGACCTGCTGTTCCAGCGACGGTGTCTTGACCTGCAGCCGCTCGACAAAGGGCGTGACGGCCGACCGCTCCGCACCCGGCTGGATCCAGCCCAGCATGTTCGCCAGCCGGTCCCAGACCGTCATGGCGACGTTTGCCAGCACGGAATGACTCAGGATGAGCCCTTCGGTTTGCCGGTTCTCCGAGACGTAGCCGATTCGGTATCGCTCCAGAGCCTGGCGCGCGTTCCCGATCTCTGCCGGCTGGCCGTCGACCAGTATCTCGCCGGAGACGAGCGGCACATCGCCAATGATGGTGCGGGCAAGCTCGGTCCGGCCCGCGCCCACGAGTCCATAGAGACCGAGGATCTCTCCCTTCCTCAGAGTGAGGTTGATATCCGTTGGTCCGGCGGCTGACGTGACCCCGCGCAATTCGAGCGCGGGCTCTGCGGAACTGTGGTCACGCTGCGGAAACTCGGAAACCTGCTCGGACCGCCCAATCATCAAGGTAACGAGCCTGTCGCGGTCGAGCGTCCGCAGATCCTGGTCGAGCGCGGCTTCCTTGCCATCGCGCAAGACCGTAACGCGGTCACAAATGGCGAAGATCTCTTCCAGCTTGTGGCTGACGAAGAGAATCGCGACTCCATCGTCCCGCAAACGCTGCAAGATCTCGAAGAGGACCGCGGTTTCGTGTGGGGTCAATGATGCGGTCGGCTCATCGAGCAGGAGTATGTGGCTCTGAAGCGAGAGCGCCTTGGCAATCTCGACAAGCTGGCGCTGCGCCACGCTCAGATTCTCGACCGGAAGATCGGGATCGATCGACACGTGCAGGAGCTCGAGCCAGCGCTCAGATTCCTCTCGCATGCGGTCGCGGTCGATCCACTGCCCGTTGCGGACGGGAGGCTGCTCGAGCGTGATGTTCTCCGCCACCGAGAACTTCGGGATCAGATTGCGTTCCTGATGAACGATTCCGATACCGGCGTGAAGCGCATCGCGCGGAGAGCCGAACGATTGCGGCGTTCCATCGACGGACAGCGTTCCTTCGTCCGGGCGGTAGATACCGGTGATGATCTTGAGCAACGTGCTCTTGCCGGCGCCATTCTCTCCGACCAGCGCATGGATCTCCCCGCCCCGCATGACCAGATCGACGTCGTCGAGCGCCTGCACACCGGGGAACGCCTTGCGGATACCGCGCAATTCGAGCGCGTAGGTTCGAGGTGGGGCAGCGACAGTCGCGCTCATGTGGCCTTCGCCAGTCTCGCTTCGCGTACCGCCCGGAAGCGGTTCAGCCCGACGGCGCCCAGGATGATCGCGCCCAGCAAGAACTGAATCCAGTAAGGATCGGCCTTCGTCAAGACGAGCCCGTTGTCGATAAGCGCGATCAGAATCGCGGCCAGCGCAGTGTTGACAATGGGCGCGGTCCCACCGGAGAGCGCGATGCCCGCCACGATGGGAATGGCAAATGACGGCAGCAGCCAGTCGGAGCCGATCGAAGGTTGCGCCGACCCAAGACGCGCCATCAGGATGATCGCGGCGATGCTGGAAAGTACTGCCGAGATCACGAAGACGATCACCAGAATCCGGTTCACCGGAATGCCGGACAACTCCGCCGCACGCTGGTTGCCGCCTACCGCGAGGATCTGGCGGCCGAGCAAGGTCCGCTCGAACAGCACCCACAGCGCTACGGCCACGATCACGGTCACGATGGCGATATACGGGAACGGCCCCGCTCTCCCCTGCCCGAAGGAAACGTAGCGTTCCGGCAGGTTGTAGTACGGCTTGGCGTCGTTCAGGCCGATCGTGATTCCCGTGAAAGCGCTCGCCGTCGCCAGGGTGATGATGAATCCGTTGATACCGGTTCTGGTCGTCAGCAACCCGTTTGCCAAGCCAGCGGCGATGCCGATCAACAGACCCAGCGCAATTGCGACGAGCGTCGGGAACCCCCAGACGTCCATCATGCCGCCAGTGCAGATCGCCACCATGCCGCCGGTGGCGCCAACCGAGAGATTGAGCTGCCCGACGACCAACACCATCAACTGCGCATACGCGACGATCAAGGTTACGGCGATACCACGCAACAAGACGTAGAAATTGAACTGGGTCAAGAAGTTTGGCTCGAGAATGGTCAATCCCACAGACATGAGAAGGACAATTCCGGCCAGCCAGACCCATTCCTTGTTCGCGAGCGACTGCATCCGGCCAGATCGACTTGGCGCCATTGCCGCGACACTCATCCCGATGTTGCTCCTGCCGTCGACTGCCGCACACCTCGTTGGCCGCGCGCTACGGCCAGGCTGCGTGCCCGGTCGATGAGGACCGCCAGCAGCAACACAAGGCCGATGAAGAGCTGGATCCAGAAACTGGGCACGTTCATGAGTGTCAATCCGACCGACACGCTTTCGATCAGCAGAGCGCCGAGCAACGTGCCGAAGACCGCGACCGCACCTCCGCTCAACAGCGTGCCTCCGACGATCGGCGCGGCGAACGAGGGCAGCAGCCAGTTCTCGCCAATGCTCGGCAGCGCCGAACCCAAACGCGAAACCAACATAATGCCGGCAGCTCCGGCCAGCAGGCCTGACAGCGCGTGGGTCGCCTGAATGACGAGATTGACCGGCACTCCGGAGAGCTCAGCCGCTCGCGGATTGGCGCCGGTGGCGAGCATCCAGCGGCCAAACGTCGTTCGCTTGTACAGCAGGAGCAGCAACCCGGCAACAACCAAGGCGATGAAGAAAAGCGGCGAAAGTTCCAGCCACCCCATTTTGACCCAGCGCGCCTTCCCGAAGTCCGTATAGGCGTCGGGCAAGTCACGGAACGCTTCCGCTTTGGTCAAGATGTAGACGAGTCCGGTGATCACGCTCCCCATGCCCAGCGTGACGATGAAGGAATTGATGCCGGTCTTGGTGATGATGATTCCGTTGACGAACCCAACGAAGGCCGCAAAGAGCAATCCGACGATTACCGCCGCCCAAACCGGCAGCCCGACGCTCTGCATCAACCAGCCGGTGAACACCGCGATCATGCCGCCGATGGCGCCGACAGCGAGGTTCATCTGACCGATTCCCAGCACAACCATCTGCGAGAGACCGATCACCGCAGTTACGGCAACGGTGCGGCTCAATCCAAAGATCGTGATCCGGTTGAGGAAACCGTCCGCGAACACGATGAAGATCGCCCAGAAAACGAGAATGACCGCCAGGAGCCCCATACGATCGAGAATGCGAAGAGCAAGATTCATCGCATCCCACCTTCCAGGTCTGCGAGCGACCGTTCCTTGACTGCCTCCACATGCGCCTCCATCGCCGCTGCTGCCGCATCCGCATCGCGTGCTTCCAGCGCATCGAGTATGGCTTGATGTTCCGCGATCGCCAGTTGATTGCGTTCAGGGACGATTGCTGCCCGCATGCTCAGCAGGCTCAGCTGCCCGAGCGCCTCAGAAAGAATACGCGCGCTGCGCCGGTTTCCTCCGAGCGCATGCAGGACGAAATGGAGTGCCAGATCGGCCCGGAAAAAGGCCTCGGCTGTCGCGGGGTCGCGCGCCTGTGATTGATGCAACGCTGCTTGCTGCAAGCCGCGATGGGTGGCGATCTCC contains the following coding sequences:
- a CDS encoding ABC transporter permease; this encodes MNLALRILDRMGLLAVILVFWAIFIVFADGFLNRITIFGLSRTVAVTAVIGLSQMVVLGIGQMNLAVGAIGGMIAVFTGWLMQSVGLPVWAAVIVGLLFAAFVGFVNGIIITKTGINSFIVTLGMGSVITGLVYILTKAEAFRDLPDAYTDFGKARWVKMGWLELSPLFFIALVVAGLLLLLYKRTTFGRWMLATGANPRAAELSGVPVNLVIQATHALSGLLAGAAGIMLVSRLGSALPSIGENWLLPSFAAPIVGGTLLSGGAVAVFGTLLGALLIESVSVGLTLMNVPSFWIQLFIGLVLLLAVLIDRARSLAVARGQRGVRQSTAGATSG
- a CDS encoding sugar ABC transporter ATP-binding protein gives rise to the protein MSATVAAPPRTYALELRGIRKAFPGVQALDDVDLVMRGGEIHALVGENGAGKSTLLKIITGIYRPDEGTLSVDGTPQSFGSPRDALHAGIGIVHQERNLIPKFSVAENITLEQPPVRNGQWIDRDRMREESERWLELLHVSIDPDLPVENLSVAQRQLVEIAKALSLQSHILLLDEPTASLTPHETAVLFEILQRLRDDGVAILFVSHKLEEIFAICDRVTVLRDGKEAALDQDLRTLDRDRLVTLMIGRSEQVSEFPQRDHSSAEPALELRGVTSAAGPTDINLTLRKGEILGLYGLVGAGRTELARTIIGDVPLVSGEILVDGQPAEIGNARQALERYRIGYVSENRQTEGLILSHSVLANVAMTVWDRLANMLGWIQPGAERSAVTPFVERLQVKTPSLEQQVGNLSGGNQQKVSLAKWLAAETSILIIDEPTVGIDVKTKHELHDLIWELSNQGLSILLISSDMPEMVQLADRIVVMDERRVAGTLSNTRDYDEMSQRIMGLIHRRDDSTETEP
- a CDS encoding ABC transporter permease, encoding MSVAAMAPSRSGRMQSLANKEWVWLAGIVLLMSVGLTILEPNFLTQFNFYVLLRGIAVTLIVAYAQLMVLVVGQLNLSVGATGGMVAICTGGMMDVWGFPTLVAIALGLLIGIAAGLANGLLTTRTGINGFIITLATASAFTGITIGLNDAKPYYNLPERYVSFGQGRAGPFPYIAIVTVIVAVALWVLFERTLLGRQILAVGGNQRAAELSGIPVNRILVIVFVISAVLSSIAAIILMARLGSAQPSIGSDWLLPSFAIPIVAGIALSGGTAPIVNTALAAILIALIDNGLVLTKADPYWIQFLLGAIILGAVGLNRFRAVREARLAKAT